Proteins encoded together in one Fibrobacter sp. UWP2 window:
- a CDS encoding TrmH family RNA methyltransferase: MYTEPKFLAMKPTSQAKRLAELLRVIILQLGDDVPRARREFETYAEWLKLPETERLIGKNQAQMIDLYKTFRTRAGLGFERDVYLEQEPGDREVANEKPISFAVLVHNLRSAFNVGSIIRSTDCFGLEGVHLSGYSCNPDHVTVKSAARGCQEWIPIKRWESPFDCIRWHKENGYEIIALETGEDIPSINNVTWPQKGLIVLGNEELGIAPEIMAEATMKVTIPMAGRKASMNVAGAFAIMAFCLRSAKG; the protein is encoded by the coding sequence ATGTACACCGAACCTAAGTTCCTCGCGATGAAGCCGACCTCGCAGGCAAAGCGCCTTGCTGAGCTTTTGCGGGTCATCATTTTGCAGTTGGGCGACGACGTGCCTCGCGCCCGTCGTGAGTTTGAAACCTACGCAGAGTGGCTAAAGCTGCCCGAGACCGAACGGCTCATTGGCAAGAACCAGGCGCAAATGATCGATTTGTACAAGACGTTCCGCACCCGCGCGGGTCTTGGTTTTGAACGCGATGTGTACTTGGAGCAAGAACCGGGTGACCGTGAGGTGGCCAATGAAAAACCCATCTCGTTTGCCGTGCTGGTGCACAATTTGCGCAGCGCCTTTAATGTGGGTTCCATTATCCGCAGCACCGACTGCTTCGGCTTGGAGGGCGTCCATTTGAGCGGTTACAGTTGCAACCCTGACCATGTGACGGTCAAGAGCGCCGCCCGCGGTTGCCAGGAGTGGATCCCCATCAAGCGCTGGGAGAGTCCGTTTGATTGCATCAGGTGGCACAAGGAGAACGGCTACGAGATTATTGCCCTCGAAACGGGCGAGGACATCCCCAGTATAAACAACGTAACGTGGCCGCAAAAAGGCCTGATTGTGCTGGGGAACGAGGAACTGGGAATTGCCCCCGAAATCATGGCCGAGGCCACCATGAAAGTGACCATCCCCATGGCCGGTCGCAAGGCGAGCATGAACGTTGCCGGAGCGTTTGCCATCATGGCTTTTTGCCTAAGAAGTGCAAAAGGTTAA
- a CDS encoding PD40 domain-containing protein, with amino-acid sequence MSFKKFAVASAFALCASVAYAQQGAPTGAAVDPTPEEQKVLDALKGKVEGVIVWATSRSNSHHDIWIMNADGTNARPLTKSNNVDWFPRVAPDGSKVLFNRSKTGWVPENDANYPEKWDLWTVDIDGENAVKIVDNATWGTWRPDGKSIVFSRAGKVFTMDLASKKETLVLDGEKAFNKAGVILQEPNMSPDGKHLAITLRGSMRETGVWDLAKGAWTKSGDGCQIDWNFDGSKLYRVNPTGNGGTAAPSEILWFSAKDGKQVEKVGFFGIPKNVKLMDLPGRRSHEYFPRLSPDGKWLVWGATDKGHDHDLFDYELYMWKIGEPVETAARITYHTGNDRWPDVWFGKVPVKEKPAPVAEAAKAAPAAAQAVVGASDAKMDELIKAIDRLTEAVNKLNAKPDAQ; translated from the coding sequence ATGAGTTTTAAGAAATTTGCCGTTGCCTCTGCATTTGCCCTGTGTGCCTCTGTCGCTTATGCCCAGCAGGGTGCCCCGACGGGCGCTGCCGTGGACCCGACCCCCGAGGAACAAAAGGTGCTTGATGCCCTCAAGGGGAAGGTGGAAGGCGTCATTGTGTGGGCGACGAGCCGATCGAACTCGCACCACGACATTTGGATTATGAATGCCGACGGCACCAACGCAAGGCCGCTCACCAAGAGCAACAACGTGGACTGGTTCCCGCGCGTGGCTCCTGACGGCTCTAAGGTTTTGTTCAACCGCAGCAAAACTGGCTGGGTTCCCGAAAACGACGCCAACTATCCCGAAAAGTGGGACTTGTGGACGGTCGATATCGATGGCGAAAATGCCGTGAAAATTGTGGACAACGCCACGTGGGGTACTTGGCGCCCCGACGGCAAGTCCATCGTGTTCAGCCGCGCCGGCAAGGTCTTTACGATGGACCTCGCGAGCAAAAAAGAGACGCTTGTGCTGGATGGCGAAAAGGCGTTCAACAAGGCGGGCGTGATTTTGCAGGAACCGAACATGAGCCCCGACGGCAAGCACCTGGCGATTACGCTTCGCGGTTCCATGCGCGAGACTGGCGTTTGGGATTTGGCGAAGGGCGCCTGGACCAAGTCTGGCGACGGTTGCCAAATTGACTGGAACTTTGATGGTAGCAAGCTTTACCGCGTGAACCCCACGGGTAACGGCGGCACGGCAGCCCCTAGCGAAATTTTGTGGTTCTCGGCAAAGGATGGCAAGCAGGTCGAAAAAGTCGGCTTCTTTGGCATCCCCAAGAATGTGAAGTTGATGGACTTGCCGGGTCGCCGCAGTCACGAGTACTTCCCGCGGCTCTCGCCCGATGGCAAGTGGCTGGTGTGGGGTGCGACCGACAAGGGACACGACCACGACCTGTTCGATTACGAGCTTTACATGTGGAAGATTGGCGAGCCGGTGGAGACCGCTGCCCGCATCACTTACCATACGGGTAACGACCGCTGGCCCGACGTTTGGTTTGGCAAGGTCCCCGTAAAAGAAAAGCCAGCCCCGGTTGCCGAGGCAGCCAAGGCGGCTCCGGCAGCCGCACAGGCTGTTGTTGGGGCGAGCGATGCCAAAATGGACGAACTCATCAAGGCCATTGACCGTTTGACCGAGGCCGTGAACAAGCTGAACGCAAAGCCCGATGCGCAATAG
- a CDS encoding glycosyl hydrolase family 8 → MNFIAKIGVASLVAFGLSQAAVNFPFPQKSDYNGYATLLSDKDQASADLKKGFEYWLKTMYNESGDVAGVRSDPGSDQYFSEGVGYGMLLMVYFSDNTTSYQSQFDKIWNFYKKMMNENGLMVWKVGNLSQKYDQGAALDGDIDAAAALVMAYYQFGDEKYLTDAKTLIQNMKKHEFEENGLHLPGDKWGDAGYNRKNPGYFDPAYMPIFAAVDKENADFWSSKAYDANMKLYETSAGEVSTGLVDDWTDKNGKSEDDYYSYDASRAPWRNAKAVCWHGDQRALAIDKKMAKFVSGVSAANMKGPVIRSSGSLGNDHNSTFVTSLMTALISDASYQSKLDEYWKEAVALGDENYFNQSLKLLNGLLVSGNMPNLMTAGSATPSSSSSAVLPVSSSSTTSIAATAGIVVPTLKVHGRTLQANLNGMARVDLFSVTGSLVKTLWNGDAKGSVSVSLRGVPSGLYIAKVSALGATRMYKINVH, encoded by the coding sequence ATGAATTTTATTGCAAAAATCGGTGTTGCCAGTCTCGTTGCATTCGGCCTTTCGCAGGCGGCGGTGAACTTCCCGTTCCCGCAAAAGTCCGACTATAACGGCTATGCGACACTTTTGAGCGACAAGGACCAGGCGTCGGCGGACCTCAAAAAGGGCTTTGAATACTGGCTCAAGACCATGTACAATGAAAGTGGTGATGTGGCCGGCGTGCGTTCCGATCCGGGTTCTGATCAGTATTTCTCGGAAGGTGTCGGCTACGGCATGCTCCTGATGGTCTATTTCAGTGACAACACCACGAGTTACCAGAGCCAGTTCGACAAGATTTGGAACTTCTACAAAAAGATGATGAACGAGAACGGCCTGATGGTGTGGAAGGTCGGGAACCTTTCGCAGAAGTACGACCAGGGGGCAGCCCTTGATGGGGATATCGATGCGGCTGCCGCCCTCGTGATGGCGTACTACCAGTTTGGCGACGAGAAGTACTTGACCGACGCCAAGACCCTGATCCAGAATATGAAAAAGCACGAGTTCGAAGAAAACGGCCTCCATTTGCCGGGCGATAAGTGGGGTGATGCGGGATACAACCGCAAGAATCCGGGCTACTTTGACCCCGCCTACATGCCCATCTTTGCCGCCGTGGACAAGGAAAATGCGGACTTTTGGAGCAGCAAGGCTTACGATGCCAACATGAAACTTTACGAAACCAGCGCTGGCGAAGTTTCGACTGGGCTGGTGGACGACTGGACCGACAAGAACGGCAAGAGCGAAGACGACTACTACAGCTACGATGCCTCCCGCGCCCCGTGGCGCAACGCAAAGGCCGTATGCTGGCACGGCGACCAACGTGCACTAGCTATCGACAAAAAGATGGCAAAATTCGTTTCGGGCGTTTCGGCGGCCAATATGAAAGGTCCGGTGATTCGCTCCTCGGGCTCTCTCGGTAATGACCACAACAGTACGTTCGTGACCTCCCTGATGACGGCGCTCATCTCGGACGCGAGTTACCAGAGCAAGCTTGACGAATATTGGAAGGAAGCCGTGGCGCTCGGTGACGAGAACTACTTCAACCAGTCTCTCAAACTCTTGAACGGTCTTCTTGTATCGGGCAACATGCCGAACCTCATGACAGCCGGTTCTGCAACGCCCTCCTCTTCCAGTTCTGCAGTGCTTCCGGTGAGCAGCTCCAGCACCACGTCCATTGCGGCGACGGCGGGTATTGTTGTCCCGACGCTCAAGGTGCATGGCCGTACGCTCCAGGCGAACTTGAACGGCATGGCTCGTGTGGACCTATTCTCGGTGACGGGCTCCCTGGTCAAGACGCTTTGGAACGGCGACGCCAAGGGTTCTGTGAGCGTTTCGCTCAGGGGTGTCCCGAGCGGGCTCTACATTGCCAAGGTCTCGGCTCTCGGTGCGACACGCATGTATAAAATCAACGTGCACTAG